The genomic segment CACCGGCTCAGGATGGCAAGCGCCGAGGAGGCGCAGAGGTCGGCCAGCGCTTCGACTGTACCATCCCAGTCGAAGTGCTTGTCACGCGAAACGTACTCGTAGGTAAGTTCCGCCGCGCGTGAAAGTCGGTAGGCGGTCTGCGGGCGTGGATTCTCCCGCTCTCCCGCGGCCTCCGCGAGGCTCAAATAGGCCTGCCAGCGATCGAAATTCTCGTCACCTAGTCGGCTTGCGATCTCGACGGCACGACTAAAGTAGGCACCTGCCTCGGCGGGGCTTACGATGAGAATCGCGCGCGCGAGCCTGATGTACGAGTTCGCCTGTGACTCGGCGTCCTCGCGAATGGATTCGAGGGCGTGGTAAGCTCCCACGGCGCTATCTACTGCCACCGATTCGAGCCCTGCTGCGTGACCAGCGACTCGGCATAGCGAAATCTCGGTGTCAGGCAAGAGAGAGGTTTTCGCCAACCACGATGCGAACGCCTCTCGCTCTGGGCCGTGAACCGCGCCCGCGTCGCGTAAAATTTTAAGCCACTCGAGTGCTATCGCCTGCCAAACGCTGTCGTCCTCGCTATAGGTACGGCTGCCCGCGGAGCGGGTCTCCTTGACGGCGGCCTCAACTCCCTCCGCCAAGCTCGGGGGCATACGACCACAGGTGATCTCCGCCGAGAGGACGAACCACGGAAGGAGCCCGCCGACTTCGCGCTGAAAAGTCTCCGTCTCTTCGCTGTGGCCGTATTGATTCGATTTCTCCAGTTGTTTTCTGACTTCCGAAGGCGCAAGATCTACCAACGCGAGTTTGCGTTCCCGCAAGGCGGCTTCAAGTGCATAAGCCCTGACGAGGGGAACGCGGCTCGACCCGAACCGGCTTGCTAGATCGGAAGGCGGCGTATCTGGAAGATACCGCCGCAGGATGTCTGCCCAAACTTCCGGCGCTCGCGGCAGCACACCCATCGCTAGTTCAAGGACTGAACTGACGGCGTTGAGCATGGACCATTTCGCATCCCACTCCTGTGTTTCGGACAGCTTGACACGCCGGTCTCCGAGCAAACGTAGCGCACGCGCCAGCGGCGCCGCAGGCAGCACGTGACCTACAGCTCTTGCTTCGGTCGCCAGGCCCAACAGGAGCCAGATGTCGTTGCCTGCCGCCTCTGCTAGAGCGTCGAGACGCGCAAAATCCCCAATGTCAATCAAGCGTTTCGCGAGATTCTGTCCCGCGGTGAGCGCGACGCGACGCGGACGCCAACCTCTCAAGAAGCTGGTCGCCGCTTTCGCATTCCGCAGGCGAAGCAGTGCCATGGCGAGCTCCGCTAAATCCGCATCGCTCATGTGTTCCCCCCGACGCTCATCTTCAGGAAGGCGTGCCCAAGTGTTCAGCCAATCCAGGGCCATGCGGAGGCGACTTGCGGCCTCAGCAGAAAATTCGGGACGTCCAGAAAGAAGGCCTGCATCGTAGGCGTGATGAGAGCCCATCCAGCCAGAGTCGAAGGTTCGACGGGAGACGATCTCCTCAATGCGGCTGGGGGCCATTAAGACAGCCGCCACGTCCGTGTTGTCCTGGATGAGCTTGTTCTGGCGCTCCTCGCCGGCGTACTCGCCGCCCGCTTTTAGGGAAAGCTTCGCTGCCTCCAAATGGCGGCCTTGCTGGAGGCACGCCTTCAGCGCGAAGGTAAGTCGCTGCAACTCCACGTCACGCCTTTCGAGCGGGCTCTCGATCGGAAGCCCTTCTCCCGAGAGCGCCAGATCCACCAGTTCATCTAGTTGTCCCGCCTGCAAGAGCAGTTGAGGGAGTACAGCTGCGGCGTACGAGCTCTGGGCAGTGAGCGGTCGTAGGAGTTCAGTGAACCTGGTGAGGGCCGCGGTGTCCGGGCGGAAACGCTCGCGGAACCACGTCTCGGCGGGTTCGTCGAGAAAGTGGAGGCTATTGCCCTTAACGAGAAGTGGGCGGCCGAGGTCTAACGCGAAGCTCCGGACGGCGCTTTCGGAAGTTTGGGACAATTGCGCGAGCGTGGGGATAGGCACCAGAGGACGAAGTACAGCCAGTGCTTGGCAGATGATGTCGATCTGGGATACTTCGACAGGCCCGGCTTGATCCCGTAGCCGTGCAACCGCAGAATCCAGGAGTGTGCCGATCGCGCGGTCCACCGTGGTCGGCTCCGGCCCGAGTTGCTTCAGCATCTCGGGAAGCGTTTGGTCTCGCGATAGCGCTAACGCCTGCACGCGCGGGTTTGAACTACTCAGGAAGGCAAACTCGGCAACTTCCGCGTCGCTCGCGAACGGATAGACGCTGCGGAGGTGGCGGGCGCTTTCACTTGAGTTGAACGGACAGAGTTCGATTTCTTGTGTTTCAAGTGGCGCTCGGAGCAATCTCCGGCGGTGCGAGCGACAGGTGAACGCCAAGCGAACGCCGGTTGGTAGCGGTACGCGGATCAGATCACGGATAAAGCTGCCTGATTCTCCCAGTTCTTCAGCCACCATCTCGGCATTGTCCGCAGCGTCGACAATGAGGCAGAGAAGAGCTTCAGGGTTCGTCGCCTGGAGCAGCCTAGCCGCTTGCGAGAGTCGGCCGACGAAGGCCCGCATGTACTGCTTTGCGTCCGCATGAGCCGTTGGGATCAGTGGGTGGCAGAGACCACGCGCGGCGAGTTCATTGGCGATTTGCACGAGAGCGTCGCGGTGGCGATGCCGGAAGTGAAGTGCGTTCCGATAGAGCCCGTCGCCAAAGCAGTCATAGAGAATTGCCTCGGAGCCTGCCGGCATGGACACCGCAAGACGGGCGGCAAGCACCGATTTTCCAACCCCGCCGTCTGCGTGTATGACGACAGGTCCTGCCGCCGTGAGAAGTGCCCCGAGAATCGCCTGCTCTTGCTCCCGGGGAAGCGTGTTCACCGAGTCTGGAATAAGAGAGGGTGCCGGTTGAAGTTCATCCTCGCTTACCTTCAGTGCGCGTAGAACATCGTGCCGACGAATGGCTGGATCAGCTTCAAACTCAGTAGTCGCCTTTCGGGTGACGAGTTCTTTTAACTGGACCGGGGCATCATAATCCGCTTCCGGCAGATAAGCACCGAACTCTCGGCTGAGTAGGTTTCTCTGCGCCCACAAATCGCTTTCGCCACCCTCGGCCGAGAAGAGGCGGAAGAATCGACCAGCCTGATCGGCCTCTAGCGTGGTATACCCGACAAGCAAGTCACGGAGGTGGGAATATCGTGTGTCCCGCCCTGCCGCGATGTCAGACAGAGTCTCTCTAACTTGCGCATCGATCGGACGGTTAGTGGTAAACTCGAATCGGAATCGCTCCGCCACGTCATGGGCGGGATAACACTGCAAAAGTTCAGCGAAGCGTTCCGCGAACCCCTTGATGGTCCCCTTCAGACCACTTGCAGTCCACGGCTCAAGGCTTTTCCGGGTCGAATGCTTCAGTTGGATATACCGGATGAGCCGAGCATCATCGCGTGCTTCGGCTCCAAAGTAGAGCCCAACGTCAATGAGTTCTTCACCGGCGTCGACCGGGTCCTCCATGGCTTCCGCGGTTGTCGCGCCCTCAATCGTCACGGCAACTAGGTCCGTAGTGCCAGGTAAGAGCTTCAGACACTGACGCGCAGCCCACACGTAGTGGAATTGATCCCCATCCCGGCTCGGCCGAACCAAACTCTGTGCACCCATCCTTAGACCTTTGCCAGTTTATAGTTTGTTACCGTGTCTCTCACTGCGCATACGACGTGTGTGTACCTGCCATCTACTCTTAGAATGCCATTGTGCGATGACCAGAATCCAGTGTTCAGGTAGCGCCACCTGATCCGTCGTCAACGTAGTTTATGCGCGTATGGCCCAAAGTGACAATGATCCAGGGTCCTGTCACATCGGACCACGGAATGGCTCGGGCGGTGGTG from the Longimicrobiaceae bacterium genome contains:
- a CDS encoding NACHT domain-containing protein, with the translated sequence MTIEGATTAEAMEDPVDAGEELIDVGLYFGAEARDDARLIRYIQLKHSTRKSLEPWTASGLKGTIKGFAERFAELLQCYPAHDVAERFRFEFTTNRPIDAQVRETLSDIAAGRDTRYSHLRDLLVGYTTLEADQAGRFFRLFSAEGGESDLWAQRNLLSREFGAYLPEADYDAPVQLKELVTRKATTEFEADPAIRRHDVLRALKVSEDELQPAPSLIPDSVNTLPREQEQAILGALLTAAGPVVIHADGGVGKSVLAARLAVSMPAGSEAILYDCFGDGLYRNALHFRHRHRDALVQIANELAARGLCHPLIPTAHADAKQYMRAFVGRLSQAARLLQATNPEALLCLIVDAADNAEMVAEELGESGSFIRDLIRVPLPTGVRLAFTCRSHRRRLLRAPLETQEIELCPFNSSESARHLRSVYPFASDAEVAEFAFLSSSNPRVQALALSRDQTLPEMLKQLGPEPTTVDRAIGTLLDSAVARLRDQAGPVEVSQIDIICQALAVLRPLVPIPTLAQLSQTSESAVRSFALDLGRPLLVKGNSLHFLDEPAETWFRERFRPDTAALTRFTELLRPLTAQSSYAAAVLPQLLLQAGQLDELVDLALSGEGLPIESPLERRDVELQRLTFALKACLQQGRHLEAAKLSLKAGGEYAGEERQNKLIQDNTDVAAVLMAPSRIEEIVSRRTFDSGWMGSHHAYDAGLLSGRPEFSAEAASRLRMALDWLNTWARLPEDERRGEHMSDADLAELAMALLRLRNAKAATSFLRGWRPRRVALTAGQNLAKRLIDIGDFARLDALAEAAGNDIWLLLGLATEARAVGHVLPAAPLARALRLLGDRRVKLSETQEWDAKWSMLNAVSSVLELAMGVLPRAPEVWADILRRYLPDTPPSDLASRFGSSRVPLVRAYALEAALRERKLALVDLAPSEVRKQLEKSNQYGHSEETETFQREVGGLLPWFVLSAEITCGRMPPSLAEGVEAAVKETRSAGSRTYSEDDSVWQAIALEWLKILRDAGAVHGPEREAFASWLAKTSLLPDTEISLCRVAGHAAGLESVAVDSAVGAYHALESIREDAESQANSYIRLARAILIVSPAEAGAYFSRAVEIASRLGDENFDRWQAYLSLAEAAGERENPRPQTAYRLSRAAELTYEYVSRDKHFDWDGTVEALADLCASSALAILSRWRDRRFGDSGRLLPLVIYRLMEHGRLPANTPVVFAGKHAGWNRVRDLRRALEAEIDPVRRAVAAQIGYRYMRLQSRSNQDWSELDDLKETYKLEFLDIDRLITFTRSHDSEGDKRVAESVGPPVDREERSPDWDVIFGGIDLTDADGLRSAYSLMRTYDPPYRLKAFFRAAFERVRIGCEPELVRAIAMWPDFGMFELEVLLDALPSPLPRPLSLRNAVRDAVLTACRHEPERVRRRVWGTGIPFEKLDAEGLVRNADVIRAALEGFAARVDSLGASGLFHLSRVLAGSIRPAEADEALNYGLDLLEDVLRSEDGDGPWRPELQPSESVISSLAGYIWVGLGSPVSAERWEYAHVVRSVVEMGWTELLEALIAWAGSGAAAPFTDHRLEFYVWHARQWLLIGLARGGLENALALSTATPLLQGWVREDHVLIRELAAQALRTLAGAGELKNEGLGDLDSINRPSLPEEVYTGWQEPVEDEDTVSEEILEDAEKYHFGIDIGPYWFAPLGRAFGLSEGAIERHARDALRQRLNWGGSSGWKQDARHTQSIFKESETYHSHGSLPKMDDLAAYHGYHAMMLVAATLLKKRRVRRSAEESVDEFREWLSEHLLTRADGRWLADRRDPRLSVDPPPSAGYGDKVWCWSVTTEYLDQQLETDDGCVVLWGYWRSGESDRNDETVSIRSALVSRLGAEALVAAFQTAPELGRWGLPSAGEGSDLEAGALKLRGWVTDEHISAGLDEADPWSEGLHYPALTPSEDTITSVGMSASMDERTWTTSAEGFLRSETWTHSQGYGRERDTISGRRLSGNVSVIRQLLAAQPGTCLLFAVQVRRRPPRGRGDEPEFEPYPQPYARYYLMEDDGVAHAL